Proteins from a genomic interval of Pithys albifrons albifrons isolate INPA30051 chromosome 15, PitAlb_v1, whole genome shotgun sequence:
- the SOX30 gene encoding transcription factor SOX-30 has protein sequence MERRSARHCRLRTHGSPPGAQRAKVKEPRPQHPPSHRGAGEAGGFLLAAGALKKEARGAIKREGHRERGTGDGQSGQKMLEHSGRRAAVKVEPPRVAFEAVAAEQSDAPAGPVCGPAPDSPDGRRVQQCEQRGGPPEDQNIPAVVPPSPAMSHVQIQGPWPSQHSHVTPVPVKQVPLQLQPLVQPPKIETKNIPFTVLPSDSGMPDTPFSKTKSGRVKRPMNAFMVWARIHRAAVAKANPGANNAEISVQLGLEWSKLTEEQKQPYYEEANKIKLKHREEFPGWVYQPNKKKCFPLPGSAVFSGTSQSTTATSPAGTRPFPSPVYSFANPNVKNGIGYLVCESPAIRLLASSSQHASPVTLFQTAGASTTSVAVPVPTVSLCPVISPHHFSKPAQTEGFVSSGLNFSLKRSAPVFPESFSRNPSNITTTNGRFSVSDNKAPGIPGFPRAVCLPQGTPFIPSPIHVSAPIVQPGNLFGGTPQFPFCHPSFVPGPRCFPASTFSLRPPFGYGNFSSSVPQCFSFYEHRNQRQEVIFSALDEDYAFRRYSEENICGDQHICESPEVVPCQSNCSEEQSLSPLPQLDVEVVEEVLPSSPSTPSSTYINVTDSDEEEDVKLFHVL, from the exons ATGGAGCGCAGGAGCGCCAGGCACTGCCGGCTCCGCACCCACGGGTCTCCCCCCGGGGCGCAGCGGGCCAAGGTGAAGGAGCCGCGGCCGCAGCATCCCCCGAGCCACCGCGGAGCGGGCGAAGCCGGAGGGTTCCTCCTGGCTGCGGGGGCGCTCAAAAAGGAGGCCCGCGGAGCCATCAAGAGGGAAGGGCACCGCGAAAGGGGCACCGGTGACGGTCAGAGCGGGCAGAAGATGCTGGAGCACAGCGGGAGAAGAGCTGCTGTCAAAGTGGAGCCGCCGCGGGTGGCCTTTGAGGCGGTGGCGGCGGAGCAGAGCGATGCCCCGGCTGGACCCGTGTGCGGCCCCGCCCCGGACAGCCCCGATGGCCGCAGGGTCCAGCAGTGTGAGCAGCGTGGGGGTCCTCCTGAAGATCAGAATATCCCGGCTGTGGTTCCCCCCTCACCTGCCATGTCCCATGTACAGATCCAAGGCCCTTGGCCCTCGCAGCATAGCCATGTGACTCCAGTGCCGGTAAAACAAGTGCCACTTCAATTGCAGCCTTTAGTGCAGCCTCCAAAGATTGAAACGAAAAACATTCCCTTCACAGTCCTGCCCTCCGATTCAG GTATGCCAGACACTCCATTTAGCAAGACCAAAAGCGGCCGTGTGAAGCGTCCAATGAATGCATTTATGGTGTGGGCCAGGATCCATCGGGCTGCTGTGGCAAAAGCTAACCCAGGTGCCAATAATGCAGAGATCAGTGTTCAGCTTGGACTGGAGTGGAGCAAACTGACTGAAGAGCAGAAGCAGCCGTATTATGAAGAagctaacaaaataaaactgaagcacagggaggaatttcctG GTTGGGTTTATCAGCCGAACAAAAAGAAGTGTTTTccactgcctggctctgctgtaTTTTCTGGCACTTCTCAGAGCACCACTGCTACAAGTCCAGCTGGTACTCGTCCCTTCCCATCACCTGTTTACTCTTTTGCCAACCCCAACGTTAAGAATGGTATTGGATATCTAGTCT gtGAGTCTCCTGCTATTCGTCTGCTGGCTTCTTCCAGTCAACATGCTAGTCCAGTGACTCTTTTTCAGACCGCTGGTGCAAGCACCACATCAGTGGCAGTCCCAGTTCCtactgtgtccctgtgccctgtaaTTTCACCACATCACTTTTCTAAACCTGCTCAGACAGAAGGTTTTGTATCATCTGGCCTCAATTTCTCTCTGAAGAGATCTGCACCCGTTTTCCCTGAGAGCTTCAGCAGAAACCCAAGTAACATCACCACCACTAATGGCAGATTTTCTGTCTCTGATAATAAGGCCCCAGGGATTCCTGGTTTTCCTAGAGCAGTATGTCTTCCCCAAGGTACCCCTTTTATTCCCTCACCTATCCATGTGTCTGCTCCCATTGTTCAACCAGGTAACCTGTTTGGAGGAACTCCTCAGTTTCCATTTTGCCACCCTTCCTTTGTACCTGGACCTCGCTGTTTCCCCGCAAG CACATTCTCACTCAGACCTCCATTTGGCTATGGGAATTTCTCAAGCTCAGTGCCTCAGTGCTTCAGCTTTTATGAACACAGGAACCAAAGACAGGAGGTGATATTTTCAGCTCTGGATGAAGACTATGCTTTCAGGAGAtactcagaagaaaatatttgtgggGACCAGCACATCTGTGAGAGCCCTGAAGTGGTGCCCTGTCAGAGCAACTGCAGCGAGGAGCAGTCTCTAagccccctgccccagctggatGTTGAAGTAGTGGAGGAAGTTTTGCCATCCTCCCCATCCACTCCCTCCAGCACTTACATCAATGTAACGGACAGCGATGAGGAAGAAGATGTAAAGTTGTTTCATgtattgtaa
- the LSM11 gene encoding U7 snRNA-associated Sm-like protein LSm11, with amino-acid sequence MEGDEAGAEPQGQPGRCRRRSPSPGRLDVRSSRFDPLLALYSPHTPLPFPAAPCFNNLAEYESFQRGLRRPRGRRAAATAARGARRGRNAADPERIQRLRSLMVNAGPAQDAAPGTARRRRAPRNVLTRMPLHEGSPLGELHRCVRDGVKINVHIRTFKGLRGVCTGFLVAFDKFWNMALTDVDETYRKPVMGKAFYAEPQLTLTRLFDRLKLQDSSGKKGADSKTVSEELALTSDSQTLGLKAGSGQGRAEEERERQKHSGRAAEKKTPGDSLAARGEVDVGSRTAHTEGASAGGTHARSQSQRKRRPKVDYQQVFTRHINQIFIRGENVLLVHLAH; translated from the exons ATGGAGGGGGACGAGGCGGGCGCGGAGCCGCAGGGACAACCcggccgctgccgccgccgctcgCCCAGCCCCGGCCGCCTGGACGTGAGGTCCAGCCGCTTCGACCCGCTGCTGGCGCTCTACTCGCCGCACACGCCGCTGCCCTTCCCCGCCGCGCCCTGCTTCAACAACCTCGCCGAGTACGAGAGCTTCCAGCGCGGCCTGCGCCGCCCCAGGggccgccgcgccgccgccaccgccgcccgCGGGGCCCGCCGTGGCCGGAACGCCGCCGACCCCGAGCGCATCCAGCGGCTCCGCAGCCTCATGGTGAACGCGGGCCCCGCGCAGGACGCGGCCCCGGGGACGGCGCGGAGGCGGCGAGCGCCGCGCAATGTCCTCACCAGGATGCCCC tCCATGAAGGCAGCCCACTGGGGGAACTTCATCGTTGTGTCCGAGATGGTGTAAAAATTAATGTTCACATCCGCACTTTCAAAGGGCTTCGTGGAGTCTGCACAGGGTTTCTGGTTGCATTTGACAAATTCTGGAATATG GCCCTGACAGATGTGGATGAGACTTACAGGAAGCCAGTAATGGGCAAAGCTTTCTATGCAGAACCTCAGCTCACCCTGACTCGG CTGTTTGACAGACTTAAACTCCAGGACTCCTCGGGAAAGAAGGGAGCTGACTCAAAGACTGTCTCAGAGGAGCTGGCCCTGACAAGTGACTCTCAGACGCTGGGTTTGAAAGCTGGATCAGGACAAGGGAGAGCAGAAGAGGAGCGTGAGAGGCAGAAACACTcgggcagagctgcagaaaagaaGACACCAGGTGACAGTTTGGCTGCCAGAGGGGAAGTTGatgtgggcagcaggactgcCCACACAGAGGGTGCCAGTGCTGGTGGCACCCATGCAAGAAGCCAGTCACAGAGAAAAAGGAGGCCCAAAGTGGATTATCAACAGGTGTTCACACGTCACATAAACCAGATTTTTATTCGAGGAGAGAATGTCTTGCTTGTCCATTTGGCACATTGA
- the THG1L gene encoding probable tRNA(His) guanylyltransferase isoform X2 encodes MTHVVSQFASSYVFYWKDYFKNQQLLYPPGFDGRIVLYPSNQNLKDYLSWRQADCHINNLYNTVFWMLVQRSGLTPGEAQDRLRGTLAGDKNEILFSEFNINYNNEPLMYRKGTVLVWQKINEIITKKIKLPKEAEEKEVEVTRAKTKVVPLHCDIIGDQFWEEYPEILAEHS; translated from the exons ATGACTCACGTGGTCTCCCAGTTTGCCTCAAGTTATGTTTTCTACTGGAAGGATTACTTTAAGAATCAGCAACTTCTGTACCCACCAGGATTTGATGGACGAATTGTGTTGTATCCCAGCAACCAGAACTTGAAGGACTATCTCAGTTGGAGGCAAGCAGATT GCCATATTAATAACCTTTATAATACAGTGTTTTGGATGCTTGTACAGCGAAGTGGTTTGACACCAGGGGAAGCGCAGGACAGGCTCCGG GGAACTTTGGCTGGAGATAAGAATGAAATCTTATTTTCTGAATTCAACATCAACTACAACAATGAACCTTTGATGTATAGAAAAGGAACTGTCTTAGTATGGCAGAAG ATTAATGAAATCAtcactaagaaaataaaactgccaaaggaagcagaagaaaaggaagttgAAGTGACCCGGGCTAAGACTAAAGTTGTTCCCCTGCACTGTGATATCATTGGGGACCAGTTCTGGGAGGAGTATCCTGAGATTCTGGCTGAGCACAGTTGA
- the THG1L gene encoding probable tRNA(His) guanylyltransferase isoform X3 — protein sequence MDRAMNIVLSSKRIPGGLKEEQGFDGRIVLYPSNQNLKDYLSWRQADCHINNLYNTVFWMLVQRSGLTPGEAQDRLRGTLAGDKNEILFSEFNINYNNEPLMYRKGTVLVWQKINEIITKKIKLPKEAEEKEVEVTRAKTKVVPLHCDIIGDQFWEEYPEILAEHS from the exons ATGGACAGAGCGATGAATATAGTTTTGTCTTCAAAAAGAATACCAGGTGGTTTAAAAGAAGAGCAAG GATTTGATGGACGAATTGTGTTGTATCCCAGCAACCAGAACTTGAAGGACTATCTCAGTTGGAGGCAAGCAGATT GCCATATTAATAACCTTTATAATACAGTGTTTTGGATGCTTGTACAGCGAAGTGGTTTGACACCAGGGGAAGCGCAGGACAGGCTCCGG GGAACTTTGGCTGGAGATAAGAATGAAATCTTATTTTCTGAATTCAACATCAACTACAACAATGAACCTTTGATGTATAGAAAAGGAACTGTCTTAGTATGGCAGAAG ATTAATGAAATCAtcactaagaaaataaaactgccaaaggaagcagaagaaaaggaagttgAAGTGACCCGGGCTAAGACTAAAGTTGTTCCCCTGCACTGTGATATCATTGGGGACCAGTTCTGGGAGGAGTATCCTGAGATTCTGGCTGAGCACAGTTGA
- the THG1L gene encoding probable tRNA(His) guanylyltransferase isoform X1: protein MLRRCRWYRAAVAASAAIAARSLRGLAMAKSKFEYVRDFEADDTCLPGCWIVVRLDGRNFHRFSEQHEFKKPNDDRALQLMTRCAQTVMQELEDIAIAYGQSDEYSFVFKKNTRWFKRRASKFMTHVVSQFASSYVFYWKDYFKNQQLLYPPGFDGRIVLYPSNQNLKDYLSWRQADCHINNLYNTVFWMLVQRSGLTPGEAQDRLRGTLAGDKNEILFSEFNINYNNEPLMYRKGTVLVWQKINEIITKKIKLPKEAEEKEVEVTRAKTKVVPLHCDIIGDQFWEEYPEILAEHS, encoded by the exons ATGCTGCGCCGCTGCCGCTGGTATCGGGCAGCTGTTGCGGCCAGCGCGGCTATCGCGGCTCGTTCCCTGCGCGGCCTTGCCATGGCCAAGAGCAAGTTCGAGTACGTGCGGGACTTCGAGGCGGACGACACGTGCCTGCCCGGCTGCTGGATCGTGGTGCGGCTGGACGGCCGCAACTTCCACAG GTTTTCTGAGCAGCATGAGTTCAAAAAGCCAAATGATGACCGTGCCCTGCAGCTGATGACCAGGTGTGCCCAGACAGTGATGCAGGAGTTGGAGGATATTGCTATTGCTTATGGACAGAGCGATGAATATAGTTTTGTCTTCAAAAAGAATACCAGGTGGTTTAAAAGAAGAGCAAG TAAGTTTATGACTCACGTGGTCTCCCAGTTTGCCTCAAGTTATGTTTTCTACTGGAAGGATTACTTTAAGAATCAGCAACTTCTGTACCCACCAGGATTTGATGGACGAATTGTGTTGTATCCCAGCAACCAGAACTTGAAGGACTATCTCAGTTGGAGGCAAGCAGATT GCCATATTAATAACCTTTATAATACAGTGTTTTGGATGCTTGTACAGCGAAGTGGTTTGACACCAGGGGAAGCGCAGGACAGGCTCCGG GGAACTTTGGCTGGAGATAAGAATGAAATCTTATTTTCTGAATTCAACATCAACTACAACAATGAACCTTTGATGTATAGAAAAGGAACTGTCTTAGTATGGCAGAAG ATTAATGAAATCAtcactaagaaaataaaactgccaaaggaagcagaagaaaaggaagttgAAGTGACCCGGGCTAAGACTAAAGTTGTTCCCCTGCACTGTGATATCATTGGGGACCAGTTCTGGGAGGAGTATCCTGAGATTCTGGCTGAGCACAGTTGA